A single region of the Calditrichota bacterium genome encodes:
- a CDS encoding type II toxin-antitoxin system HicB family antitoxin: MVERDPESGWLVGEIVELPGCLTEAPDFQALDSAIREAIDLYLEVVA, from the coding sequence ATTGTCGAGCGCGACCCCGAGAGCGGTTGGCTTGTGGGCGAGATCGTCGAATTACCTGGCTGTTTAACGGAAGCGCCCGATTTTCAAGCGCTTGATTCGGCGATTCGCGAAGCAATCGACCTTTATCTGGAAGTAGTGGCATAG